The following are from one region of the Variovorax sp. V213 genome:
- the guaA gene encoding glutamine-hydrolyzing GMP synthase — MQHDKILILDFGSQVTQLIARRVREAHVLSEVHPCDVTDEWVREYAADGHLKGVILSGSHASVYEETTDKAPQAVFDLGVPVLGICYGMQTMAHQLGGKVEGGHKREFGFAAVRAHGHTALLKDIADFTTPEGHGMLNVWMSHGDKVTELPPGFKLMASTESCPIAGMADEARRYYALQFHPEVTHTVQGKAIIERFVLGICEAKPDWVMRDHIAEAVEKIREQVGDEEVILGLSGGVDSSVAAALIHRAIGDQLTCVFVDHGLLRLNEGDMVMEMFEGKLHAKVIRVDASDLFLGKLAGVSDPEAKRKIIGGEFVTVFKQEAAKLKAAGDGGKNGIDGRPAVKGATFLAQGTIYPDVIESGGAKSKKAVTIKSHHNVGGLPEQLGLKLLEPLRDLFKDEVRELGVALGLPPEMVYRHPFPGPGLGVRILGEVKKEYADLLRRADAIFIEELRNFKDETGKTWYDLTSQAFAVFLPVKSVGVMGDGRTYDYVVALRAVQTSDFMTADWAELPYALLKKVSGRIINEVRGINRVTYDVSSKPPATIEWE; from the coding sequence ATGCAACACGACAAGATCCTCATCCTCGATTTCGGCTCGCAAGTCACGCAGCTCATTGCACGCCGCGTTCGCGAGGCGCATGTGCTCAGCGAAGTGCATCCTTGCGACGTCACCGACGAGTGGGTGCGCGAATACGCGGCCGACGGCCACCTGAAGGGCGTGATTCTTTCGGGCAGCCATGCCAGCGTGTACGAAGAGACCACCGACAAGGCGCCGCAAGCCGTGTTCGACCTGGGCGTGCCTGTGCTGGGCATCTGCTACGGCATGCAGACCATGGCGCACCAGCTCGGCGGCAAGGTCGAGGGCGGCCACAAACGCGAATTCGGCTTCGCGGCCGTGCGCGCCCACGGCCACACCGCGCTGCTGAAGGACATCGCCGACTTCACCACGCCCGAAGGCCACGGCATGCTCAACGTGTGGATGAGCCATGGCGACAAGGTCACCGAACTGCCGCCGGGCTTCAAGCTCATGGCCAGCACCGAGAGCTGCCCGATCGCCGGCATGGCCGACGAGGCGCGCCGCTATTACGCGCTGCAGTTCCACCCCGAAGTGACGCACACCGTGCAGGGCAAGGCCATCATCGAGCGCTTCGTGCTCGGCATCTGCGAGGCGAAGCCCGACTGGGTCATGCGCGACCACATCGCTGAAGCCGTGGAAAAAATCCGCGAGCAGGTGGGCGATGAAGAAGTCATCCTCGGTCTCTCGGGCGGCGTCGATTCGAGCGTGGCAGCCGCGCTCATTCATCGCGCCATCGGCGACCAGTTGACCTGCGTGTTCGTCGACCACGGCCTCTTGCGCCTGAACGAAGGCGACATGGTCATGGAGATGTTCGAAGGCAAGCTGCACGCGAAGGTGATCCGCGTCGATGCCAGCGACCTGTTCCTCGGCAAGCTCGCGGGCGTGAGCGACCCCGAAGCCAAGCGCAAGATCATCGGCGGCGAGTTCGTCACGGTGTTCAAGCAGGAAGCCGCCAAGCTCAAGGCCGCGGGCGACGGCGGCAAGAATGGAATTGACGGCCGACCGGCCGTCAAGGGCGCGACCTTCCTGGCGCAAGGCACCATCTACCCCGACGTCATCGAGTCGGGCGGCGCCAAGAGCAAGAAGGCCGTCACCATCAAGAGCCACCACAACGTGGGCGGCCTGCCTGAACAGCTGGGCCTCAAGCTGCTCGAGCCGCTGCGCGACCTGTTCAAGGACGAAGTGCGCGAACTCGGCGTGGCGCTCGGCCTGCCGCCCGAGATGGTGTACCGCCATCCGTTCCCCGGCCCGGGCCTGGGCGTGCGCATCCTTGGCGAAGTGAAGAAGGAATACGCCGACCTGCTGCGCCGCGCCGACGCGATCTTCATCGAGGAGCTGCGCAACTTCAAGGACGAGACCGGCAAGACCTGGTACGACCTCACGAGCCAGGCTTTTGCCGTGTTCCTGCCCGTGAAGAGCGTGGGCGTGATGGGCGACGGCCGCACCTACGACTACGTCGTCGCGCTGCGCGCCGTGCAGACCAGCGACTTCATGACCGCCGACTGGGCCGAGCTGCCGTACGCGCTGCTCAAGAAGGTGTCGGGCCGCATCATCAACGAGGTGCGCGGGATCAACCGCGTGACCTACGACGTGTCGAGCAAGCCGCCAGCGACGATCGAGTGGGAGTGA
- a CDS encoding gamma-glutamyltransferase has translation MNCAETSVNSGIEYAPPEGHMSGANRLMVSRRELILAAGALACVSATANPADAARDAGLPVRKAPPGHVHRNFGYGASANHPAAVDAARRVRLQGGGVFDMYLAALAVAWVVDPANCSPFGRMQGLYLSNGKYSCLHAATQLRSEAGSTVPCPGNVPAYFHLQSSGRLRLSMASILAPALAIARKGFRPTDALRVAIRSSAGEMHPEMRTIYMDDGGQVRSDVRNPQLAEFLEVLGRMPDEGALWDELYAREPGPWRRNELPTNAPRESLPKELVLRGLDGRTYQLHTTGNLETWGTWTLLSAAVTADLQASGTLSTLEAAAEAYLLATILVLDRIPFRVGTLKPKTANPSIDVDLQYESRVIAERVRKLLAASRADLWADLDRTYFSGGASNTDDRNTNAFAFAVNDDFLSFTTSMGPWFGSKRSWFGAGLAYSYAMKSGQLFTGQTHDATEMSSLIVERDGRPWLAMGAAGSERIFGALTYLLHLKLGLNCRGDMADLMMMPRLFPKDSKVRIHSDMPRSVQQHLVGRGFTLAATSYDLEKHLGIVNLVEQVRPGVFRSGADPSGDGGAL, from the coding sequence ATGAATTGCGCAGAGACCTCGGTGAACAGTGGCATTGAATACGCGCCTCCCGAAGGACACATGAGCGGGGCCAACCGCCTGATGGTGTCTCGTCGAGAACTCATTCTTGCCGCCGGGGCCTTGGCTTGCGTAAGCGCGACGGCGAATCCCGCCGATGCTGCGCGCGATGCGGGTCTCCCGGTCAGAAAAGCACCGCCGGGACATGTACATCGCAATTTCGGCTATGGTGCGTCCGCCAATCATCCGGCTGCAGTCGATGCAGCTCGGCGGGTTCGCCTTCAGGGGGGAGGCGTTTTTGACATGTACTTGGCCGCCCTCGCGGTCGCATGGGTAGTTGATCCAGCGAATTGCAGCCCTTTCGGCCGAATGCAGGGGCTGTACTTAAGCAATGGCAAGTACAGCTGCCTGCATGCAGCGACCCAGCTTCGGAGTGAGGCCGGGTCAACAGTGCCTTGTCCAGGAAACGTTCCGGCCTACTTTCATTTGCAGAGTTCGGGGCGGCTCAGGCTTTCCATGGCATCGATTCTGGCCCCAGCCCTTGCCATAGCCCGGAAGGGCTTCCGTCCCACGGATGCGCTGCGCGTTGCGATTCGAAGCTCCGCTGGAGAAATGCATCCGGAAATGAGGACGATCTATATGGATGATGGTGGTCAAGTGCGGTCGGACGTCCGCAACCCGCAATTGGCCGAATTCCTTGAAGTATTGGGTCGGATGCCCGATGAAGGTGCCCTCTGGGACGAGCTCTATGCTCGCGAGCCAGGGCCGTGGCGGCGGAACGAGCTACCGACTAATGCGCCCCGCGAAAGCTTGCCCAAGGAACTAGTTTTGCGCGGCCTCGATGGCCGAACCTATCAACTACACACAACAGGGAACCTGGAGACCTGGGGCACTTGGACGTTGCTCAGTGCCGCCGTGACGGCCGATCTCCAGGCTTCCGGCACGCTCTCCACGCTAGAGGCTGCCGCGGAGGCCTACCTTTTGGCGACTATCCTTGTGCTGGATCGGATCCCTTTCAGAGTGGGCACGCTCAAACCCAAAACGGCCAATCCGTCAATCGACGTTGACCTCCAGTACGAAAGCCGCGTGATCGCCGAGCGTGTGCGCAAGCTACTCGCCGCTTCGCGTGCTGACTTGTGGGCTGATCTGGATCGCACCTATTTCTCCGGCGGAGCTAGCAACACTGACGATAGGAACACTAACGCATTCGCCTTTGCTGTGAACGACGATTTCTTGTCCTTCACGACATCAATGGGTCCGTGGTTCGGCTCAAAGCGCTCCTGGTTCGGCGCCGGCCTCGCTTACAGCTATGCCATGAAATCAGGCCAGCTGTTCACCGGCCAAACACACGACGCGACCGAGATGTCCTCACTGATCGTCGAGCGTGACGGTCGCCCCTGGCTCGCCATGGGGGCGGCTGGGAGCGAGAGGATCTTCGGTGCGCTAACCTATCTATTGCACCTGAAGCTGGGGCTCAATTGCCGTGGTGACATGGCAGATTTGATGATGATGCCTCGCCTTTTCCCCAAGGACAGCAAGGTCCGCATCCATTCAGATATGCCGAGAAGCGTTCAGCAGCATCTCGTCGGTCGGGGATTCACTTTGGCTGCCACAAGCTACGACTTGGAAAAGCACCTCGGCATCGTCAATCTAGTTGAGCAAGTAAGGCCTGGCGTGTTCCGTAGTGGAGCGGACCCTTCAGGCGATGGTGGGGCGCTGTAG
- a CDS encoding porin, with product MMKSLIVLAAMTVSISAFAQSAITIFGVLDVRMAHGAGSVANKTQLISSGLNASRLGFRGVEDLGDGMSASFWLESSLNVDDGTFGTTNTNNQSSGSAGGGAMVFGRRSTMSLSSNWGELRLGRDFTPQFWNLSEFDPFGTTGNGTTQTLNSTITGTTQVRASNSIGYFLPKDALKGLYGQAMYYLGENSSDVGATKNDGNGWGVRLGFSRGPFSVAAATSRTTYAAGNSRQSNVGGQWDAGVATVMAHYAWDKGVVSGVRRNAKGWLVGGLVPVGAGVIRVSYSQYAVDLSSATDRITKKWALGYEYNLSKRTALYATYAHLNNGGGATQALNGATTAANKSSRGYDLGIRHRF from the coding sequence ATGATGAAGTCTTTGATCGTCTTAGCAGCGATGACTGTTTCCATTTCCGCTTTCGCGCAATCTGCAATCACAATTTTTGGAGTCCTGGACGTCAGGATGGCGCACGGCGCTGGCAGCGTCGCGAACAAGACCCAGCTGATCAGTTCTGGGTTGAACGCCTCGCGTTTGGGCTTCCGAGGAGTCGAGGACTTGGGCGACGGGATGTCTGCTTCGTTCTGGCTTGAATCGTCCTTAAACGTCGATGACGGCACGTTTGGCACGACAAATACCAACAACCAGTCAAGCGGCTCCGCTGGCGGCGGCGCTATGGTCTTTGGCCGGCGCTCGACGATGAGCTTGTCGAGTAACTGGGGGGAACTGCGTCTGGGGCGGGACTTCACCCCGCAGTTCTGGAACTTAAGCGAATTCGATCCGTTCGGAACAACGGGAAATGGCACGACCCAGACCCTCAATTCGACGATTACAGGAACGACGCAGGTTCGTGCGTCAAATAGCATCGGGTACTTTCTGCCGAAGGATGCACTGAAAGGTTTGTATGGTCAGGCCATGTACTACCTGGGAGAGAACAGCAGTGATGTCGGCGCCACCAAAAATGATGGCAATGGCTGGGGCGTACGCCTCGGATTCTCACGCGGCCCATTCTCTGTCGCCGCTGCAACCAGCCGCACCACATACGCCGCTGGCAACTCACGGCAGAGCAACGTGGGCGGTCAGTGGGATGCCGGAGTAGCCACGGTCATGGCTCACTACGCATGGGATAAAGGTGTAGTAAGCGGTGTGCGCCGCAATGCCAAGGGCTGGTTGGTCGGTGGCTTAGTGCCCGTGGGAGCTGGCGTGATCCGCGTCTCCTACTCGCAATACGCGGTCGACCTGTCTTCGGCGACTGATCGGATCACTAAGAAGTGGGCTCTAGGCTATGAGTACAACCTATCCAAGCGCACGGCCCTCTACGCCACGTACGCTCACCTGAACAACGGTGGCGGTGCTACACAAGCCTTGAACGGCGCGACCACTGCGGCCAACAAGTCTTCGAGAGGGTACGACTTGGGAATCCGCCACAGGTTTTGA
- a CDS encoding NADP-dependent oxidoreductase has product MKAFIIDRYGKKEVGRIGEMPDPEVRDDDVLIRIHAASINPLDSKIKSGEFKLILPYRLPLILGNDLAGTVVRVGARVRSFKPGDEVYARPDDDRIGTFAEFIAVKESSLALKPTNLSMVEAASLPLVALTAWQMLVETAKLKRGQKVLVHAGSGGVGTIAIQLAKHLGAFVATTTSTANIAWMKALGADVVIDYKQQDFATVLRGYDVVLNSLGNDELNKSLQVLKPGGHLISISGPPTPAFAVARGLAWPLQQVLRLLSFGIRRKAKKNGVEYTFVFMRADGAQLREITSLIESGAIHPVVDKVFPFQDTHKALAYVDGGRAKGKVVLQMM; this is encoded by the coding sequence ATGAAAGCTTTCATCATCGATCGCTACGGAAAGAAAGAAGTTGGCCGCATCGGCGAAATGCCCGACCCCGAGGTGCGGGACGATGACGTCCTGATCCGGATCCACGCGGCGAGCATCAATCCCCTGGACTCGAAAATCAAGAGCGGCGAATTCAAACTGATTCTTCCCTACCGCCTCCCCCTGATCCTGGGCAACGACTTGGCCGGAACGGTCGTACGGGTCGGCGCTCGCGTTCGCAGCTTCAAGCCCGGTGATGAGGTCTATGCACGCCCTGACGACGATCGCATCGGCACCTTCGCCGAGTTCATTGCCGTCAAGGAATCGTCGCTGGCGCTGAAGCCCACGAATCTCAGCATGGTCGAGGCCGCATCCCTTCCTCTGGTGGCCCTGACGGCCTGGCAGATGCTGGTCGAAACCGCCAAGCTGAAAAGGGGGCAGAAGGTACTGGTCCATGCCGGCTCCGGCGGCGTAGGCACCATCGCCATCCAGCTTGCCAAGCATCTCGGAGCGTTCGTGGCCACGACCACCAGTACGGCCAACATCGCCTGGATGAAGGCCTTGGGCGCCGACGTCGTCATCGATTACAAGCAGCAGGACTTCGCCACGGTGCTTCGTGGCTACGACGTGGTGCTGAACAGCCTCGGCAACGACGAGCTGAACAAATCCCTCCAGGTTCTCAAGCCGGGTGGACATCTCATCTCCATCTCCGGACCGCCCACCCCTGCGTTCGCCGTCGCGCGAGGACTGGCCTGGCCGCTCCAACAGGTGCTGCGCCTGCTGAGTTTCGGCATCAGGAGGAAGGCGAAGAAGAACGGGGTCGAATACACATTCGTCTTCATGCGGGCCGATGGGGCGCAGTTGCGCGAGATCACTTCCCTCATCGAATCGGGCGCAATCCACCCGGTCGTCGACAAGGTATTCCCGTTTCAGGACACCCACAAAGCTTTGGCCTATGTAGACGGTGGGCGCGCCAAGGGCAAGGTCGTGCTGCAAATGATGTAG
- a CDS encoding alpha/beta fold hydrolase, which yields MPYIDTPTQSIDVDGTAFAYRDLGPRSGVPLVLLNHWGAVLDNFDPRIVDGLSRRHRIIAIDYRGIGASGGTAPVTIDAMAQDAIALIHALGFEKVDLLGFSLGGFVAQDIVLKAPGLVRRLILTGTGPAGGKGIDQVGTVSWPLMAKGLLTLRDPKTYLFFTSTANGRQAAKAFLERLKERKADRDKGPTPSAFLRQLKAIKAWGRQAPQNLGGIRIPVLIANGDNDIMVPTVNSHDMARRIPGSQLVIYKDAGHGGIFQYHGEFVPKALAFLND from the coding sequence ATGCCCTACATCGACACCCCCACCCAATCGATCGATGTCGACGGGACTGCGTTCGCGTACCGCGATCTCGGGCCGCGCAGTGGCGTGCCGCTGGTCCTGCTCAACCACTGGGGCGCGGTCCTCGACAACTTCGATCCGCGCATCGTCGATGGGCTTTCCCGCCGGCATCGCATCATCGCCATCGACTACCGGGGGATCGGCGCTTCAGGCGGAACGGCACCTGTGACCATCGATGCGATGGCACAGGACGCGATCGCACTGATCCACGCACTGGGTTTCGAGAAGGTCGATCTGCTTGGCTTCTCCCTCGGAGGATTCGTGGCGCAGGACATCGTGCTGAAAGCCCCCGGCCTGGTGCGCCGGCTCATCCTGACCGGCACCGGGCCGGCAGGCGGCAAAGGCATTGACCAGGTAGGGACGGTCTCCTGGCCGCTGATGGCCAAAGGCTTGCTGACGCTGCGCGATCCGAAGACCTACCTGTTCTTCACCTCCACGGCCAATGGCCGTCAAGCCGCGAAAGCCTTCCTGGAGCGGCTGAAGGAGCGCAAGGCGGATCGGGACAAGGGGCCGACGCCCAGCGCCTTCCTGCGACAGCTGAAGGCAATCAAGGCCTGGGGCCGGCAGGCGCCGCAGAATCTGGGCGGCATCCGCATCCCTGTGCTGATCGCCAATGGCGACAACGACATCATGGTGCCCACCGTGAACAGCCATGACATGGCGCGTCGCATTCCCGGCTCACAACTGGTCATCTACAAGGATGCCGGGCATGGCGGGATTTTCCAGTACCACGGCGAGTTCGTGCCCAAGGCGCTGGCCTTCCTCAATGACTGA